GGTACTGGCGCTGACCCCGGTGGCCGCGCTGATGTTCCGCTACAACAACCCCGACGCACTTCTCGCGCTGCTCCTCGCGCTCAGCGTGTACTTCGTGCAGCGGGCTCTGGAGGACGGGCGCACGAAGTGGCTCGTGTGGTCGGGTGCGGTGATCGGTTTCGCCTTCCTGACCAAGCAGCTCCAGGCCGTCCTGGTGCTGCCGCCGCTCGCGCTGGTCTACGCCGTCTGCGCGCCGGTCAGGCCCCTGAAGCGCCTGTGGCAGCTGCTGACGGCCGGGTTCGCGCTGCTCGTCGCGGCCGGCTGGTGGGTGGCCCTGGTCGAGCTGTGGCCCGAGTCGTCCCGCCCCTATATCGGCGGTTCCACGGACGACTCCTTCCTGGAGCTGACCTTCGGATACAACGGCCTCAGCCGTGTCAGCGGCAACAGCGGGAGCGGCGGTCCCGGTGGTGGCGGCGGTTTCGGCAACACGGGCGAAACCGGAGTCGACCGGCTGTTCAACAGCGGCCTCGGCGGCCAGATCTCCTGGCTGCTGCCCGCCGCGCTGATCCTGCTGGTCGCCGCTCTCATCCTGACCCGCAAGGCCGGCCGGGCCGACGCGACCCGTGGGGCCTTCCTGCTCTGGGGCGGCGCACTGCTGACCAGCGCCGCGGTCTTCAGCTATGCCTCGGGTGTCTTCCACGAGTACTACACGGTCGCGCTGGCTCCGTATCTCGCCGTCCTGGTCGGCATGGGCGTGGCTGTCCTGTGGCGGGAGCGCGCCGGCGCCGAGTGGGCCGTTCCCGTACTCGGTGCCACGGTCGCCGTGACGGCGGTGTGGGGGTACGTGCTGCTCGGGCGCACCAGTGACTACGGTCCGCTCAAGTGGCTGGTGCTCGTGGCCGGTCTCGCCGCGGCTGCGGGGCTCCTGTTCGCCGCCCGGCTCGGACGGCGTGCGGTCGTCGGTGTCGCGGGACTGGCTCTCGCCGCGTCCCTGGCGGGTCCGTTCGCCTACACGCTGACCACGCTCAACACGGTGCACACGGGCGGAATGCCCACGGCCGGACCCTCGTCGACCAGCGCGTTCGGCGACGGGCGTGGCGGCAGGGGCCAGCCTCCGATGGGTATACAGCCGCCGACCGACATGGGCCAGAACCAAGGCAGGGGTCAGGCGCAGGGCCAGAACCAGGGCATGGGCCAAGGGGTCCGCGGAGACGGGATGCCCGGCTACGGAGGCATGGGGCAGCAGCCTCCCGGTGGCACGGGCCAGAGCCAGGGCATGGGCCAGAGCCAAGGCAGGGGCCAGGGCCAGGACATGCCGGGCGGCGGCGGGATGGGCCAGGGCACGCCGGGCGGCGGCGGGATGGGCCAGGGCACGCCGGGCGGCGGCATGGGTGGTCCCGGTGGTGAGAACGCGACCATCAGCAACGAGGTGGAGGAACTGCTGCTGAAGGACGCGAGCAAGTACACCTGGGTCGCCGCCGGAGTCGCCTCGCACTCCACGGGCTCGTACCAGATCGCCACCGAGAAGCCGGTGATGGCCATCGGCGGATTCAACGGGAACGACCCTTCTCCGACCCTGGACAGCTTCAAGTCGATGGTCGACAAGGGGGAGATCCACTACTTCATCCCGGGCAATGCCCGGGGCCCGGGCGGCGGCAGCGGTGACAGTGCCGGCAGCCAGATCAACACCTGGGTGCAGGAGAACTTCAAGAAGGTCGACGTCGGCGACACGACCCTCTACGACCTGACCCAGCGGATCACCTCCTGAGAAACCACCTCGCGGACGGCGGCCCTGTGCCGCCGTCCGCGAGGGCGTGTCCGCCCCGCTGCCGAGAAGAGCACCGATGCCGAGGCCCTGCTGACGCACCCGAGCGAGCTACGCACTTGACGTTCCATCGAATTGCCATTCGAGCATGTGGGAACGCATGCGCAAAGCACCACGGAACGTCCTCCCCGGCTCCTCACGGGGGAGCCGGGATTCGGTGGACCAGGGGCGTCGGACGGCTGGTGACCTGGGTGGCCCTGGTCACCGGCGGCATGCTGTCGATGGCCCGTATACACCGTGGGCTGCTACAGGGGCACCGCGACCACGCTGACGACATCGGGGAGGCAGCGCACACCTCGAACGGAGTAGACGTGCCGTCGCCCCGGTCCCTCCGGCCGGCGGCGGGCGACGTCGCAGGCATACCTCGATGAGCGCAGCGCGGGACGGAGACGGCACCCCGGGCGATCGGCATGGCTTCCGAACGGTGGCGGACATCGCCAAGCGGCAGACACGCATGTCACTCGCACGGGTCGGATCGGGTGACACGGCCCTGCCGTTGATGGTTGACGGGGCACGGCGTGTGAGGGCTTATGTCCTGCCGTCATCCATCCGACCGAGGCGCAGATGTCCCAGAGTGAATCGCAGCCGGAACCGAAATCCGCCGCACCTCCCCGAGAAGGCCGCATCCGCGAGCGCGGAGCGCGAGACGCGATGCTGCGCGGGCCGGCGACCGCGCTCGCCGTCACCCTGGGGTGCGCGTCCCTGACCTGGGCCGCCGTCGGCCTCACCACGGAACAGGCTGCCCCCGGGCCCGTGGCGAAGGCGATGACGTCGTGTGTGTACACGCTCAGCGACCCCGATGAACGGGTGTCGCTGCCGCCCACCGGCGCCAAGGTCCCCACCCGTCCGTACAGCGTCACACTCGACACGAACGCGGGCAGTGTCGTCTTCGAGTCGTTCGGCGGCGACGCTCCGTGCGCCACGAACTCGTTCGTGCACCTGGCCCGTCAGGGTTACTACGACGGCAGCGCCTGCCACCGTGTGTCCACCCGGCACATCTTCGTTCTCGAATGCGGGGACCCCGAGGGCAGCGGCCTCGACGTGCTCAGGAAGATCGGGGCGAACGGAACCGGCAGCGGGAGCCCTGTCGGAAAGCCGAAGGACCCCGTGGTAGTCGAATCGGTGACCGTCCGGTGAGGAACTCCATGAAGCCGTCCATCTGTCTCTGCATGATCGTCAAGAACGAGTCGAAGGTCATCGAGCGCTGCCTGGACGCGGCAAAGGGACTCATCGACTACTGGGTCATCTCCGACACGGGCTCCACCGACGGGACCCGGGACCTGATCCGCTCGGCTCTCGACGGGATTCCCGGTGAGCTCCACGAAGAGCCCTGGGTGAACTTCGGGCACAACCGCACCCTGAACATGCGGCACGCCATCGGGAAGGCCGACTACCTACTGCTGCTGGACGCGGACCTGGAAGTCCGGAGCGACGGTGAACTCCCCCTGCTGACCGCCGACGCGTACATGCTGCGGCACGACTGCGACACCTCGTACCGCATCCGGCGGCTGGTCCGCGGTGATCTGCCGTGGCGGTACGAGGGCGTCACCCACGAGTTCCTCACCTGCGACCGGGAAGTGCGCCAGGAGAACACGGACGCCCTGGTGATCCGCGACCACGGCGACGGTGGCTCCAAGCACGACAAGTTCGAGCGTGACGCACGGCTGCTCAGTCTCGAACTCCAGCGCGACCCCGACAATCCGCGCACCGTCTTCTACCTGGCGCAGACCATGCGGGATCTGGGGCGGAACGCCGAAGCGATCGAACTCTACGAGCGACGCGCCGCCATGGGCGGATGGGCCGAGGAGGTGTACTTCGCCCTGCTCCAAGTCGGCATCCTCGAGGCGGCGGCCGCGCACTGGCCGGACGCCGCTGAGGCCTTCGTCAAGGCCTGGGAGACTCGTCCGCAGCGCCTGGAGGCCTGCTACGAACTCGCCTCACGGCTGCGCAGGAAGGGGCGCTACCACACCGCGTTCGCCCTGCTGTGCGGTGTGGTCGGCAGCCCCCTGCCCTCGGAGGACATCCTGTTCACCCAGCCCTGGGTGTACCGGTGGGGACTCCTCTTCGAGTACTCGATCAACGCCTACTGGGTCGGGTCCTACGACGAGTCCGTCGCCGCGTGCGACGCGCTGCTGGAGATGCCCGATCTGCCCGGGAACATTCGCGAACAGGTCATCAAGAACCGCGCTTTCGCCGTCGAGAAGTACGCCGGGACAGAGGGCGGTAGCGAGCCCGAGCCCGAGTCCGAGCCCGCCCCGCGGGCGGACGGGCAGCCGCAGGCTTCGGCCTCCCACCGGCCTCAGCCCGTGGGCGGCTGAGGCGTCCGGCGCGCCCCCGTGGCCCGGCTCGCCGTCCTGCGGAGACACCACCCCGAAGTGTCCGTCGCCCGAGCGCCCTCCAGGTCTCAAACCAGAGAACAGGCCAGGTCATGAACGCGTTGTTCCTCGGCACCCTCCGGCCGCGGCTTGGGCTGGGCCTTCCGAAGCGGAAGGACCCGCCGGGTGTGCCACACGCCGGGGCGAGTGGTGTGGACTGGCGGCCGGCGATCCACTCCGGTCTCTCGCTGTTCCTCTCCGCCTCGGCTACGCGGTGTGGATCGCGGTGAGCACCGAGACGGACGACACCCCGGAGACCGTGTCCGCGCCGCTGCCGGTGACGGTTGCGGCGACTCGTTCCGGGTAGGCGCCGCGGTGGGAAGAAGCGCCACGCGGAGTAGGCGACAACCGGCACAATCCGGCACTACCAGGACGTACTCTGCGTGACGTAGCTCCCTTCGGCGGGAGATCGACGCGGGCGCCGGTGAATCGGTAGCGTCCACGGGAACAGCGAATGCCGGCCCCGGCAGTCGGGTCGGCATCGTCACCTTCACCTTGAGGCCGCGCGCCCGCAACACGACAGGGGACTTCGATGTTCCGCAAGGTATTGGTCGCCAACCGGGGCGAGATCGCGATCCGCGCCTTCCGCGCGGCGTTCGAACTCGGCATCTCCACGGTGGCGGTGTTCCCCTACGAGGACCGCAACTCGCTTCATCGCGCCAAGGCGGACGAGGCCTATCAGATCGGTGAGAAGGGCCACCCCGTGCGGGCCTATCTGTCGGTCGACGAAGTCATCAAAGCCGCGCGCAAGGCCGGTGCCGACGCCGTCTACCCCGGCTACGGCTTCCTGTCCGAGAACCCCGGCCTCGCCGCCGCCTGCGCCGACGCGGGGATCACCTTCGTCGGGCCCCCGGCATCCGTGCTGCACCTGACGGGCAACAAGGCCCGTGCGGTGGCCGCCGCCCGTGAGGCGGGGGTCCCCGTGCTGAAGTCGTCGCAACCGTCCACGGACGTGGACCAGTTGCTCGACGCCGCGCAGGCCATCGGCTTCCCGGTCTTCGTCAAGGCCGTCGCGGGAGGCGGTGGACGGGGAATGCGGCATGTCTCCGAGCCCGGAGAACTGCGGGAGTCGATCGACGCGGCGATGCGCGAGGCGGAGTCCGCCTTCGGCGACGCCACCGTCTTCCTCGAGCAGGCCGTCGTCAACCCCCGCCATATCGAGGTGCAGATCCTCGCCGACGGCGACGGCAACGTCGTCCACCTTTACGAGCGGGACTGCTCGGTGCAGCGGCGCCACCAGAAGGTCGTGGAGATCGCCCCGGCACCGAACCTCGACCCTGACCTGCGCGACCGCATCTGCGCCGACGCCGTCGCCTTCGCCAGGCACATCGGCTACGTCAACGCGGGCACCGTCGAGTTCCTCGTGGACGAGCGCGGCAACCATGTCTTCATCGAGATGAACCCGCGTATCCAGGTGGAGCACACGGTCACCGAGCAGGTCACCGGACGGGACCTGGTCATCGGGCAGCTGCGGATCGCCGCGGGGATGACCCTGCCCGATTTGCGGCTGAGTCAGGACGACATCGTGCTCAACGGCACGGCCCTCCAGTGCCGCATCACCACCGAGGACCCGGCCAACGGATTCCGTCCCGACACCGGCATGATCTCCGCGTACCGATCCCCGGGCGGCCCCGGAGTACGGCTCGACGGAGGCACCGTCCACACCGGTGCGGAGGTGTCCGCACACTTCGACTCGATGCTGGTCAAGCTGACTTGCCACGGGCATGACTTCACCAACGCCGCCCGCCGTGCACGGCGGGCGATCGCCGAGTTCCGCATCCGAGGAGTCGCCACCAACCTGCCGTTCCTCGGTGCGGTGCTCGACCATCCGGGATTCCGTGAAGGCCGGGTCACGACGAGTTTCATCGCGGACCATCCGGAGCTGCTCAAGGCGCGTCCGTCCGCCGACCGGGGCAGCCGGATGCTCAGCTATCTCGCCGAGACCACGGTCAACCGCCCGCACGGTCCACGTCCCCTGGTGATCGACCCGGTCCTGAAGCTCCCCGCCACCTCGCTGGGCGGCGAGCCCCCCGCGGGCTCGCGGCAGCGTCTCGCGGCCCTCGGCCCCGAAGCGTTCGCGGCGGAGCTGCGCGCACAGCGCGCCGTCGCGGTGACCGACACGACCTTCCGCGACGCCCATCAGTCCCTGCTGGCCACCCGGGTGCGGACACGTGATCTGCTGGCCGTCGCCCCGTATGTGGCCCGCACCGCGCCGGAGCTGCTGAGCCTGGAGTGCTGGGGCGGCGCCACCTACGACGTCGCGCTGCGCTTCCTCGCCGAGGACCCCTGGGAGCGGCTCGCGGCACTGCGGGAAGCGGCGCCCAACATCTGCACGCAGATGCTGCTGCGCGGTCGCAACACCGTCGGCTACACGCCGTACCCGGTCGAGGTGACCGACGCCTTCGTAGCCGAGGCGGCGGCGACCGGTATGGACGTCTTCCGCATCTTCGACGCACTCAACGACGTCGCGCAGATGCGTCCCGCCATCGACGCCGTTCGGTCCACCGGAACCGCCCTGGCCGAGGTCGCCCTCTGCTACACCGGCGATCTGTCGGACCCCGCCGAGCAGCTCTACACGCTCGACTACTACCTGCGGCTGGCCGAGGCGATCGTCGAGGCCGGGGCGCACGTGCTGGCCATCAAGGACATGGCCGGGCTGCTGCGCCCGCCCGCTGCCCGCACACTGGTCACCGCGCTGCGTGAGCGCTTCGACCTCCCGGTGCACCTGCACACCCATGACACGGCAGGCGGCCAGCTCGCCACCCTGATCGCCGCGGTCGACTCGGGCGTCGACGCGGTCGACGCGGCGGTCGCCTCGATGGCGGGCACCACCAGCCAGCCCTCGCTGTCGGCGCTGGTCGCGGCCACCGACCACACCGAGCGTGCCACCGGGCTCTCGCTCGAGGCGGTCGGCGCGCTGGAGCCGTACTGGGAAGCGATGCGCAAGGTCTACGCGCCCTTCGAGTCCGGGCTCGCCTCACCCACCGGGCGGGTCTACCACCACGAGATTCCCGGCGGGCAGTTGTCCAATCTGCGGCAGCAGGCCATCGCGCTCGGCCTGGGCGACCGCTTCGAGCTGATCGAGGACTGCTACGCCGCCGCCGACCGGATGCTGGGCCGGCTCGTCAAGGTGACTCCCTCGTCGAAGGTGGTGGGCGACCTCGCCCTGCACCTGGTGGGAGCCGGGGTCGACGCGGCCGACTTCGAATCCGACCCCGGCAAGTTCGACGTACCCGACTCGGTGATCGGGTTCCTGAGCGGTGAACTGGGCGACCCGCCCGGAGGCTGGCCCGAGCCGTTCCGTACCAGGGCGCTCAAGGGGCGTCCTGCCCAGGCGGTGGCGCCCACACTCTCGGAGGACGACCGCCAGGGACTCGGACGGGACCGCCGGGCGACGCTGAACAGGCTGCTGTTCCCCGGTCCGACCAAGGAGTTCGACGCCCATCGCGAGGCCTACGGCGACACGTCGGTGCTGCCCACGCAGGACTTCTTCTACGGGCTCGAGCCGGATGTCGAACACACCGTCACCCTGGGTGCCGGTGTCACCTTGCTGATCCAACTGGAGGCGATCTCCGAGGCCGACGAGCGCGGTATCCGCACCGTGCTGGCTACGCTCAACGGCCAACTGCGCCCGGTGTCGGTACGGGACAAGTCCATCGCCACCGAGGTCAAGGCCGCGGAGAAGGCCGAGCGCGGCAACGACCGGCATGTCCCCGCACCGTTCGCGGGTGTGGTGACGCTCCAGGTCGAGGAGGGCGCGACGGTGTCCGCGGGGCAGACGGTGGCCACCATCGAGGCGATGAAGATGGAGGCCTCCATCACGGCACAGTGCTCCGGCACGGTCGCGCGCCTGGCCATCGGAAGGATCCAGCAGGTAGAGGCGGGCGATCTGCTCATCGAGATCGACTGAGGCGACTGACGCCCGCGTCCCACAAGAGTCGGCGAGCCCTTGTCGGACACGGGTGGCGCATGTCATAGGCGCGGGGGCACTGTGGGTGTACGACCGACTCGCGCTCATACCTACTGGTCGGTATGGTCGGAGGTGTCGGTAACCTACGGGAGGCAAGGCCTGATGACTGCGACCAACCGCCAGATCCGCCTGGCAGCACGCCCCTCCGGCACGGTGCGCCCCGAGGACTGGGAACACCATGTGGCACCTGTGGCGGAACCGGGACCCGGCCAGTTCGCCGGCCGGACACAGGTCATCTCGCTGGACCCGGCCATGCGCGGCTGGCTCGACGACCGGCCCTCGTACCTTCCGCCCGTGGGGATCGGCGAGGTGATGCGGGCCGGGTCGGTCATCGAGGTCACCGCGTCCGACCATCCCGGGTTCCAGCCCGGTGACCAGGTCCTCGGTACCTTCGGGGTGCAGGAGTACGTCGTGTCCGACGGCAAGGGCGCGATGAAGATCGACACCTCGCTCGCCCCGGCGTCCACATACCTCGGCGCGCTCGGGATGCCGGGCATGACCGCCTACTTCGGCCTGCTCGACGTCGGCGCGCTGAAGGAGGGCGAGACGGTCGTGGTGTCCGGGGCCGCGGGTGCCGTCGGTTCCATCGTGGGACAGATCGCCAGGATCAAGGGATGCCGGGTGGTCGGCATCGCCGGCGGGCCCGAGAAGTGCGCACTGCTCACCGACGAACTGGGCTTCGACGCAGCGATCGACTACCGCGAAGGGGACATCAAGCAGCGCCTGCGTGAGCTGACCCCCGACGGAATCGACGTCTACTTCGACAACGTCGGCGGTGACATCCTGGACGCCGCGCTGACCCGGCTGGCGATGCACGCCCGCGTGGTGATCTGCGGGGCGATCAGCCAGTACAACAACACCACACCGGTCAGTGGCCCTTCGAACTACCTGTCCCTGCTGGTGCGCCGCGCCCGTATGGAGGGCTTCGTGGTCTTCGACTACGCCAAGCGCTACGCGGAGGCCGCCCAGGAGATCGCCGGCTGGATCGGCGACGGCCGGATCAAGGTCAAGGAACATGTGGTCAAGGGCGGTGTGGACGACTTCCCGGAGACCTTCCAGATGCTGTTCCGCGGTGACAATGTGGGCAAGCTCGTCCTCGACGTGGGCTGACTCCCGAGTACGCGGACATCCGGTGGCCATCTGAGTACCTGGGGACACCTGTACTGAGTACGTCAGCCGATCCGCACCGGCGGGCGCGGGGCTGGAATGGGAGTCATGGATCCCGAAGTCCCGCGCACCCTCCGCATCCAGCACGTGACCATGACGGGCACGGCGCTCGCCACCGCGCTGCTGCCGCTCGTGGTGGGCGTCCTGGTGGCGAAGTCGATGGGCGCCGATCCCATGACGTCGGTGAACGCCCTCATCACCAGCGGCGGTCAGCGCGCCCGGGTGTGCCCGTCGCAGCTGCGTGGTTGCGGTCGCAGCGCCTTGGCACGCTGGAAGGGCGGAGCGGAGCGCGAGGCTGCCGACGGGACGGCCGGGCGGCTCACCAGCCGACTGGTTTCGCGGTGCCCATGGCGCGGGTGACGGCGATCTCGATGACCACGCGCTCCGGATTGGGCCGCGGCGGCTTGTAGCGCTCGGCATAGCGCCGTTCGGCATCGGCCACGGACTCGGGGTCGTCCCTGACGACGGCGGTGCCTTCGAGGGTGCACCACAGCCGCCCCTCGGCCTGACTCACGGCCACCGGTGTGTCGGGGCCTGCGGCACGCAGGTTGCGGACCTTCCTGCTGCCCGCGCTGGTGATGACGCGTGCGATCCGGGAGTGCGGGTCATAGGTGACACCCACGGGCACGAGGTGCGGGGTGCCGTCCGGGCGGGGAGTGGTGAGATAGCAGATCCGGCGTTCCCGCCAGAAGCGTTCTCCCTCGGTGATCCCGGCCTCGTCCTCGGTCGTCATGGTGTGCGTCTCCTCCGATGGGCGGGGTCCGGTAGGCGGCGGTACCGCGAGTCGAACCGGGGACCGCTGTCGCGGGCAGGAAGTACGAACGCGGGCTTCCGGCACGACGATGCTCTCACCGTCCATCTCGACGACCATCCGGCGGGTGCGACGGCCGGGGTCGAGCTGTCCCTCGGATCGCGCGGTCCATCGCTCTTCGCCGCGTGCTGCCGAGATGGCGCGCATCGCCGACGAGATCGCCGAGGACCGGGCGTCGCTGGTGGCGCTGATGCGGTCCATCGGGGTCGGCCCGCGAGATCGAGAAGCGGGGCGATGAGGCAGACGGAGGTCGTGGACGAACTGCGTGCCCAGTCGGCGACGGTGCCGAGTGGGATCCACGGTCGACTCGTCGTGAGCTGACGGATCGGTGTTACGTCGGCCGAGGGGGAGAGAAGCCGAGGTGATCGTGGCCGAGACGGGTGGTGACATGGCCCGGTTCGCCTCGGCCAAAAACCTCGCCCCCTGGGCCGGACTGTGCCCCGGACACCACGAATCGGCCGGCAAGGTCAGGAGCACCCGGGTCCGCCCCGGAAACGCCCATCTCAAGGGCGCGTTGGGGATGGCCGCATTCGGCGCCGCACGCACCAAGGGCTCCTACCTCCAGGCGCGTTACAAGCGACTGACCGCCCGCCGCGGACCGATGAAGGCACTCATCGCCGTCGAGCACTCGATCATCACCGCGATCTGGCACATGCTCACCGACAACGTGGCCTACCACGAGCTCGGCGGCGACTACTTCACCCGACGCGACCCCGAACGCGCCGCACGCCGGGCCGTAACCCGCCTCAACGAACTCGGCTACCGGGTCACCCTCGACCCCATGGAGGCCGCCGGATGAACCAACCGGAACGAAACCCGGCGGGAACGGCCCCGCTGGGATCACCGTCGTGCCCGAAATGCCACCCACCTGCGGTTATTTACGCGTCAGAGTCGCTCAGTCGTTGGACGCGACACGCACACGTGTCGAACTCATCATGGATGTGGAACCTGTGGGAGCGGCCGAGAAGACAGCGGCCATGGCCGGAATGATCGACCGCCGTGTGAAGGGCGACATGCGCCGCTTCAAGCAGTACATCGAACAGCGTGGCGCTGCGACCGGCGCTTTGCGCGGCCGTGTGAGCCCGCGCTGAGACCTGGAGGGAAGGCGCCGGCGACGGCCTCATGGACACGTTCGGTTCCGGTCCGGATACGGTCGGCGGCACCCTGAATCAAGCCGTTTGGTGCGGCCCGGAGCGGGCAAACGCGCTAATAGGAGCACTCCAGGATCGGAGGAATCAAATGATCATCCTCGGACTCATATTGCTCATCATCGGCGCAGTGACCGGTATCAGCATTCTCTGGACCATCGGCATCATTCTGGTCGCCATCGGTTTGGTGCTGTGGGTGCTCGGCGCGGTGGGCCACGCGGTGGGTGGACGTCGGCACTACTACTGAGTGCTGCAGCCGCCAAATGCCCGCCGTGAGTCGGCAGCGGCGACGCCCAAGGGCGCGTCCATGGACCCGACCGGCACGGGCGAGCGCAAGGGGTGCTCTTTCTCCCGCCGTACCCGCTGTCGCCTCCCCTCATCGAGGGGAGGCGACAGCGGGTACGGCGGGAGAAGAAACTCCACGCCCCAGTGAACCTCGCCCATCGATTCCGCGTCTGACGGAACGGGAAGAGAGCTGAACCCTCGTCATTCGTCGTATTCCATCTGGCCAATTCCTGTGGGAACTCTTTGACGCCTTCGGGTGAATTCCGTTGGCGTCTCTCAACGTTGTTGTCGGGCAAGTCAGTCAGCTCAGTACGGGTGTGCCTCGCGCCCCTGTGTACCAGGGCCGATTCAAAGTCGTGGTGATCTTGTGGGGTGCCTGGTCACGACGGTGTGACGATCGGGAGGAAGGCCGCCACGGATGCAACGAAGTCGCCCCGGCCCCTGGCGGGCCCGCCCCGTGGATCCTGCTGGCCAAATGTCGT
This DNA window, taken from Streptomyces sp. SCSIO 30461, encodes the following:
- a CDS encoding glycosyltransferase family 39 protein, whose translation is MTTTPADRSDTGAAGPPPNPGYDAASSTPARPARDGSRVARLWQGRPGDPRWARPALIGLLLATGLLYLWNLSVSGWANSYYTAAAQAGSTGWKAFLFGSLDGANSITVDKPPVSLWPMDLSVSIFGLNSWSILVPQVIMGVLAVALVNASVRRQFGPGAGLLAGSVLALTPVAALMFRYNNPDALLALLLALSVYFVQRALEDGRTKWLVWSGAVIGFAFLTKQLQAVLVLPPLALVYAVCAPVRPLKRLWQLLTAGFALLVAAGWWVALVELWPESSRPYIGGSTDDSFLELTFGYNGLSRVSGNSGSGGPGGGGGFGNTGETGVDRLFNSGLGGQISWLLPAALILLVAALILTRKAGRADATRGAFLLWGGALLTSAAVFSYASGVFHEYYTVALAPYLAVLVGMGVAVLWRERAGAEWAVPVLGATVAVTAVWGYVLLGRTSDYGPLKWLVLVAGLAAAAGLLFAARLGRRAVVGVAGLALAASLAGPFAYTLTTLNTVHTGGMPTAGPSSTSAFGDGRGGRGQPPMGIQPPTDMGQNQGRGQAQGQNQGMGQGVRGDGMPGYGGMGQQPPGGTGQSQGMGQSQGRGQGQDMPGGGGMGQGTPGGGGMGQGTPGGGMGGPGGENATISNEVEELLLKDASKYTWVAAGVASHSTGSYQIATEKPVMAIGGFNGNDPSPTLDSFKSMVDKGEIHYFIPGNARGPGGGSGDSAGSQINTWVQENFKKVDVGDTTLYDLTQRITS
- a CDS encoding peptidylprolyl isomerase; translation: MSQSESQPEPKSAAPPREGRIRERGARDAMLRGPATALAVTLGCASLTWAAVGLTTEQAAPGPVAKAMTSCVYTLSDPDERVSLPPTGAKVPTRPYSVTLDTNAGSVVFESFGGDAPCATNSFVHLARQGYYDGSACHRVSTRHIFVLECGDPEGSGLDVLRKIGANGTGSGSPVGKPKDPVVVESVTVR
- a CDS encoding glycosyltransferase, with the protein product MKPSICLCMIVKNESKVIERCLDAAKGLIDYWVISDTGSTDGTRDLIRSALDGIPGELHEEPWVNFGHNRTLNMRHAIGKADYLLLLDADLEVRSDGELPLLTADAYMLRHDCDTSYRIRRLVRGDLPWRYEGVTHEFLTCDREVRQENTDALVIRDHGDGGSKHDKFERDARLLSLELQRDPDNPRTVFYLAQTMRDLGRNAEAIELYERRAAMGGWAEEVYFALLQVGILEAAAAHWPDAAEAFVKAWETRPQRLEACYELASRLRRKGRYHTAFALLCGVVGSPLPSEDILFTQPWVYRWGLLFEYSINAYWVGSYDESVAACDALLEMPDLPGNIREQVIKNRAFAVEKYAGTEGGSEPEPESEPAPRADGQPQASASHRPQPVGG
- a CDS encoding pyruvate carboxylase, with protein sequence MFRKVLVANRGEIAIRAFRAAFELGISTVAVFPYEDRNSLHRAKADEAYQIGEKGHPVRAYLSVDEVIKAARKAGADAVYPGYGFLSENPGLAAACADAGITFVGPPASVLHLTGNKARAVAAAREAGVPVLKSSQPSTDVDQLLDAAQAIGFPVFVKAVAGGGGRGMRHVSEPGELRESIDAAMREAESAFGDATVFLEQAVVNPRHIEVQILADGDGNVVHLYERDCSVQRRHQKVVEIAPAPNLDPDLRDRICADAVAFARHIGYVNAGTVEFLVDERGNHVFIEMNPRIQVEHTVTEQVTGRDLVIGQLRIAAGMTLPDLRLSQDDIVLNGTALQCRITTEDPANGFRPDTGMISAYRSPGGPGVRLDGGTVHTGAEVSAHFDSMLVKLTCHGHDFTNAARRARRAIAEFRIRGVATNLPFLGAVLDHPGFREGRVTTSFIADHPELLKARPSADRGSRMLSYLAETTVNRPHGPRPLVIDPVLKLPATSLGGEPPAGSRQRLAALGPEAFAAELRAQRAVAVTDTTFRDAHQSLLATRVRTRDLLAVAPYVARTAPELLSLECWGGATYDVALRFLAEDPWERLAALREAAPNICTQMLLRGRNTVGYTPYPVEVTDAFVAEAAATGMDVFRIFDALNDVAQMRPAIDAVRSTGTALAEVALCYTGDLSDPAEQLYTLDYYLRLAEAIVEAGAHVLAIKDMAGLLRPPAARTLVTALRERFDLPVHLHTHDTAGGQLATLIAAVDSGVDAVDAAVASMAGTTSQPSLSALVAATDHTERATGLSLEAVGALEPYWEAMRKVYAPFESGLASPTGRVYHHEIPGGQLSNLRQQAIALGLGDRFELIEDCYAAADRMLGRLVKVTPSSKVVGDLALHLVGAGVDAADFESDPGKFDVPDSVIGFLSGELGDPPGGWPEPFRTRALKGRPAQAVAPTLSEDDRQGLGRDRRATLNRLLFPGPTKEFDAHREAYGDTSVLPTQDFFYGLEPDVEHTVTLGAGVTLLIQLEAISEADERGIRTVLATLNGQLRPVSVRDKSIATEVKAAEKAERGNDRHVPAPFAGVVTLQVEEGATVSAGQTVATIEAMKMEASITAQCSGTVARLAIGRIQQVEAGDLLIEID
- a CDS encoding NADP-dependent oxidoreductase, whose translation is MTATNRQIRLAARPSGTVRPEDWEHHVAPVAEPGPGQFAGRTQVISLDPAMRGWLDDRPSYLPPVGIGEVMRAGSVIEVTASDHPGFQPGDQVLGTFGVQEYVVSDGKGAMKIDTSLAPASTYLGALGMPGMTAYFGLLDVGALKEGETVVVSGAAGAVGSIVGQIARIKGCRVVGIAGGPEKCALLTDELGFDAAIDYREGDIKQRLRELTPDGIDVYFDNVGGDILDAALTRLAMHARVVICGAISQYNNTTPVSGPSNYLSLLVRRARMEGFVVFDYAKRYAEAAQEIAGWIGDGRIKVKEHVVKGGVDDFPETFQMLFRGDNVGKLVLDVG
- a CDS encoding TIGR03618 family F420-dependent PPOX class oxidoreductase produces the protein MTTEDEAGITEGERFWRERRICYLTTPRPDGTPHLVPVGVTYDPHSRIARVITSAGSRKVRNLRAAGPDTPVAVSQAEGRLWCTLEGTAVVRDDPESVADAERRYAERYKPPRPNPERVVIEIAVTRAMGTAKPVGW
- a CDS encoding transposase, yielding MAETGGDMARFASAKNLAPWAGLCPGHHESAGKVRSTRVRPGNAHLKGALGMAAFGAARTKGSYLQARYKRLTARRGPMKALIAVEHSIITAIWHMLTDNVAYHELGGDYFTRRDPERAARRAVTRLNELGYRVTLDPMEAAG
- a CDS encoding DUF6131 family protein, with product MIILGLILLIIGAVTGISILWTIGIILVAIGLVLWVLGAVGHAVGGRRHYY